The Aeromicrobium senzhongii genome includes a window with the following:
- a CDS encoding amino acid ABC transporter permease, whose product MTTDDLMILLGGLKLSAWYAVLSIATGLPLGLVLGLLGTAPSRLVRWTTLAVVELLRGLPLLVVVYLIYFGLPSIDVVLDAGPALVTGLAISAAAYTSEIFRVGILDVPNGQREAARSLGLTGWHELRHVVLPQALSIVRLPVISFAVLIFQYTAIGFAIGLPELLARSYGIGSVTFDYLTVFLVAGGFYAAVSIVASALIHVLRRDKSGPAVLPA is encoded by the coding sequence ATGACCACCGACGACCTGATGATCTTGCTCGGCGGCCTGAAGCTCAGCGCCTGGTACGCCGTCCTGTCGATCGCGACGGGCCTGCCGCTCGGCCTGGTCCTGGGCCTGCTGGGCACCGCCCCGAGCCGCCTCGTCCGCTGGACGACGCTGGCCGTGGTCGAGCTGCTGCGCGGCCTGCCGCTGCTCGTGGTGGTCTATCTCATCTACTTCGGCCTGCCGTCGATCGACGTCGTGCTCGACGCCGGACCGGCCCTGGTCACGGGCCTGGCGATCAGCGCCGCCGCCTACACCTCGGAGATCTTCCGGGTCGGCATCCTCGACGTCCCGAACGGGCAGCGGGAGGCGGCGCGCAGCCTGGGGTTGACCGGGTGGCACGAGTTGCGCCACGTGGTGCTGCCGCAGGCACTGTCGATCGTGCGACTGCCCGTGATCTCGTTCGCCGTGCTGATCTTCCAGTACACCGCCATCGGGTTCGCGATCGGTCTGCCCGAGCTGTTGGCCCGCTCGTACGGCATCGGCTCGGTCACCTTCGACTACCTGACGGTCTTCCTCGTCGCCGGCGGGTTCTACGCCGCCGTCTCGATCGTCGCCTCCGCCCTGATCCACGTGCTGCGGCGCGACAAGTCCGGTCCGGCAGTCCTGCCGGCCTGA
- a CDS encoding amino acid ABC transporter ATP-binding protein, with protein MSIEGLTKSYGDHVVLDDIALDVYPGEVVALIGPSGAGKSTLLRCINYLETPSSGTISITGEPVAAVPSKPTKAELLAVRRRTGMVFQGFHLFPHLSVLRNVTLAQELVLGRKPQEAREVALKLLDRVGLAAKADAKPMQCSGGQQQRIAIARALALDPVVMLFDEPTSALDPEVGQEVLAVMRELADQGTTMIVVTHAMGFARKVADQVAVLAHGAIVEQSHPDELFTRPQHAVTRRFLEAVAEQ; from the coding sequence GTGAGTATCGAGGGCCTGACCAAGTCCTACGGCGACCACGTCGTCCTCGATGACATCGCCCTGGACGTCTACCCCGGCGAGGTCGTCGCGCTGATCGGCCCCAGTGGTGCCGGCAAGAGCACCCTGCTGCGGTGCATCAACTACCTGGAGACGCCCAGTTCGGGCACGATCTCGATCACGGGTGAGCCGGTCGCGGCCGTCCCGAGCAAGCCGACCAAGGCCGAGCTTCTGGCCGTCCGCCGGCGCACCGGCATGGTCTTCCAGGGCTTCCACCTGTTCCCGCACCTGTCGGTGCTGCGCAACGTCACCCTGGCCCAAGAACTCGTCCTCGGGCGCAAGCCGCAGGAGGCCCGCGAGGTCGCCCTGAAGCTGCTGGACCGGGTCGGCCTGGCCGCCAAGGCCGACGCCAAGCCGATGCAGTGCTCCGGCGGCCAGCAGCAGCGCATCGCGATCGCGCGTGCCCTGGCCCTCGACCCGGTCGTCATGCTGTTCGACGAGCCGACCTCCGCCCTCGACCCCGAGGTCGGCCAGGAGGTGCTCGCCGTCATGCGCGAGCTGGCCGACCAGGGCACCACGATGATCGTCGTCACCCACGCCATGGGCTTCGCCCGCAAGGTCGCCGACCAGGTCGCGGTGCTCGCCCACGGGGCGATCGTCGAGCAGTCGCACCCCGACGAGCTCTTCACCCGGCCGCAGCACGCCGTGACCCGACGATTCCTCGAAGCGGTGGCCGAGCAGTGA
- a CDS encoding amino acid ABC transporter permease, producing MNADWGLIVSTVLEGVGVTVLLTVVSMALALVLGFPVALMRVSRIAPLRWVGTSYVEVVRGVPVIAWMLLLFYGLANLTGSEPIPTAIIALTLVATAYVAENYRAALLSVPVGQWEAAQALGLKRSQLFWRIIAPQGIAVAMAPCATYAIGLLKESAFASVIGVSDVSFQALNLANGGQPALAAFLVAGAVYLVLSLPIAASSRWLDATLRRRSAA from the coding sequence GTGAACGCGGACTGGGGACTCATCGTCTCCACGGTGCTCGAGGGTGTCGGGGTCACGGTCCTGCTCACGGTCGTCTCGATGGCGCTCGCGCTGGTGCTGGGCTTCCCGGTCGCGCTCATGCGGGTGTCGCGCATCGCTCCGCTGCGCTGGGTCGGCACGTCCTACGTCGAGGTCGTCCGCGGCGTCCCGGTCATCGCCTGGATGCTGCTGCTGTTCTACGGCCTGGCCAACCTCACCGGCTCCGAGCCGATCCCGACGGCCATCATCGCGCTGACACTCGTGGCCACCGCCTACGTCGCCGAGAACTACCGGGCCGCGCTGCTGAGCGTGCCGGTGGGGCAGTGGGAGGCCGCGCAGGCCCTGGGCCTCAAGCGCTCCCAGCTGTTCTGGCGGATCATCGCGCCCCAGGGCATCGCGGTCGCCATGGCGCCGTGCGCGACCTATGCGATCGGTCTGCTCAAGGAGTCGGCGTTCGCCTCGGTGATCGGCGTGAGCGACGTGTCCTTCCAGGCGCTCAACCTCGCCAACGGCGGGCAGCCCGCGCTGGCGGCCTTCCTGGTCGCCGGTGCCGTGTACCTCGTGCTCAGCCTGCCGATCGCCGCATCCTCGCGATGGCTGGACGCGACCCTGCGCCGAAGGAGTGCGGCATGA
- a CDS encoding NADH:flavin oxidoreductase gives MSDPLLEPFTLKGLTLKNRIFSTAHAPAGFVGPEGPGLRYALYQEEKARGGIGLTMFGGSSFVSADSQTSFGSIDASTDAVLPFYEDVAQRVHRHGAATMVQLTHFGRRGWDASGPWLPTVSPSGIRERAHRSYPKPMEDFDFPRVIADYAAAAGRARRGGLDGVELAGLAGHLIDQFLAPRSNLRDDRYGGSLENRVRFLLEVLEAVRAEVGTDYVVGVRLPGDEGAKGGIEPDEAVEIARLVAGSGHVDYLNIIYGGGFTHRELSDIMPPTGRELGAHLPVAGRIREAVPVPVFHAGRVADLATARHALREGYVDLVGMTRAHIADPHIVAKIERGEEDRVRPCVGASFCLNTEMFCIHNPATGREETIPQLITPARDRRRVVVVGGGPGGLEAARASAERGHDVILFEASDTLGGQVVPMSKVHRQSEKRSITEWLAAEARMAGATLRTGTYVEAADVLAQDPDVVIIATGGMADPTLPEGGERFVVSSADVLGRAPVAGKQVVVYDEHGDEHALSAVEHLLGQGNEIELVTSDAEVGLDIVHTVRPDFMKMLYNGGVAITPDLVLQGVRKDGGELVATFANDYTGERIEKRADVVVVEQGTVPISEVYDELRERSANRGQLDIDAFVRGERQRVVRTDGDFELYRIGDAVSSRGVHAAIFDARRLCMNL, from the coding sequence ATGTCCGACCCGCTGCTCGAACCCTTCACCCTCAAGGGATTGACGCTGAAGAACCGCATCTTCAGCACGGCCCACGCCCCGGCGGGCTTCGTGGGGCCGGAGGGGCCGGGCCTGCGCTACGCCCTCTACCAGGAGGAGAAGGCGCGCGGCGGGATCGGCCTGACGATGTTCGGCGGGTCGAGCTTCGTGTCGGCGGACTCGCAGACCTCGTTCGGATCGATCGACGCCAGCACCGACGCCGTCCTGCCGTTCTACGAGGACGTCGCGCAGCGGGTGCATCGCCACGGGGCGGCGACGATGGTGCAGCTGACCCACTTCGGGCGCCGCGGCTGGGACGCGTCCGGTCCGTGGCTGCCGACCGTCAGCCCTTCGGGGATCCGTGAGCGCGCCCACCGCAGCTATCCCAAGCCGATGGAGGACTTCGACTTCCCGCGGGTCATCGCCGACTACGCCGCGGCGGCCGGCCGGGCCCGGCGCGGCGGTCTCGACGGGGTCGAGCTGGCCGGTCTGGCCGGTCATCTGATCGACCAGTTCCTCGCGCCGCGCTCGAACCTGCGCGACGACCGCTACGGCGGCTCGCTGGAGAACCGCGTGCGCTTCCTGCTCGAGGTGCTCGAGGCGGTCCGCGCCGAGGTGGGAACGGACTACGTCGTGGGTGTGCGGCTGCCCGGGGACGAGGGTGCGAAGGGCGGCATCGAGCCCGACGAGGCCGTCGAGATCGCCCGGCTCGTGGCGGGCTCGGGGCACGTGGACTACCTCAACATCATCTACGGCGGCGGGTTCACCCACCGCGAGCTGTCGGACATCATGCCGCCGACGGGGCGTGAGCTCGGTGCCCACCTCCCGGTCGCCGGGCGGATCCGCGAGGCCGTGCCGGTCCCGGTGTTCCACGCCGGACGCGTGGCCGACCTGGCCACCGCGCGCCACGCGCTGCGCGAGGGGTACGTCGACCTCGTCGGCATGACGCGGGCCCACATCGCCGACCCGCACATCGTCGCCAAGATCGAGCGCGGCGAGGAGGATCGGGTCCGGCCGTGCGTCGGCGCCAGCTTCTGCCTCAACACGGAGATGTTCTGCATCCACAACCCGGCGACCGGCCGCGAGGAGACGATCCCGCAGCTGATCACCCCGGCACGTGACCGGCGCCGGGTGGTCGTCGTGGGCGGCGGTCCCGGCGGTCTGGAGGCCGCCCGCGCCAGTGCCGAGCGCGGCCACGACGTGATCTTGTTCGAGGCGTCCGACACCCTCGGCGGACAGGTCGTCCCGATGTCGAAGGTGCACCGCCAGTCCGAGAAGCGCTCGATCACCGAGTGGCTGGCCGCCGAGGCGCGGATGGCGGGCGCGACGCTCAGGACCGGCACCTACGTCGAGGCCGCCGACGTGCTGGCCCAGGATCCCGACGTCGTCATCATCGCGACCGGAGGGATGGCCGACCCGACCCTGCCCGAGGGAGGGGAGCGGTTCGTCGTGTCCAGCGCCGACGTCCTGGGGCGTGCCCCCGTCGCGGGCAAGCAGGTCGTGGTCTACGACGAGCACGGCGACGAGCACGCGCTCTCGGCGGTCGAGCACCTGCTCGGCCAGGGCAACGAGATCGAACTGGTGACCTCCGATGCCGAGGTCGGCCTGGACATCGTGCACACGGTGCGTCCGGACTTCATGAAGATGCTCTACAACGGCGGCGTGGCGATCACGCCCGACCTGGTCCTGCAGGGCGTGCGCAAGGACGGCGGCGAGCTGGTCGCGACGTTCGCCAACGACTACACCGGCGAGCGGATCGAGAAGCGGGCCGACGTCGTGGTGGTCGAGCAGGGGACCGTTCCGATCAGCGAGGTCTACGACGAGCTGCGCGAACGCTCGGCCAACCGCGGACAGCTCGACATCGACGCCTTCGTGCGGGGTGAGCGCCAGCGGGTCGTGCGCACCGACGGCGACTTCGAGCTCTACCGGATCGGCGACGCGGTCTCGAGTCGCGGCGTCCATGCGGCCATCTTCGATGCCCGCCGGCTCTGCATGAACCTGTGA
- a CDS encoding substrate-binding periplasmic protein, with product MKRITRTFGLALGAVVSLSALAACGSDDAASTVADDCEPIAKVETVKDGTLTAAIANFPPYIGAKDGQPTGIDGELLKKVAADLCLELKAQSTSFPGVVSALDTGKADLSAGSWTVNDERRAKYELSDPVYLSLMSVGSKDGWDTIEQLEGKKVGTTTGYLFTGEAQKALGADNVKLYQSEQAVYDDLKAGRIDAGLFTEGALAGYLTADGNPAKIKNEVMQETPKIAMTTGTDATVVMIRKGATDLRDAVNQVLAEYQSSGELAKNLEKAGISEQSAING from the coding sequence ATGAAGCGCATCACCCGTACGTTCGGCCTGGCGCTGGGCGCCGTCGTCAGCCTGTCGGCACTGGCCGCCTGCGGCTCGGACGACGCAGCCTCCACCGTCGCGGACGACTGCGAGCCCATCGCCAAGGTCGAGACGGTCAAGGACGGCACGCTGACCGCGGCCATCGCGAACTTCCCGCCCTACATCGGGGCGAAGGACGGCCAGCCGACCGGCATCGACGGTGAGTTGCTCAAGAAGGTCGCCGCCGACCTGTGCCTGGAGCTGAAGGCCCAGAGCACGTCGTTCCCCGGCGTCGTGAGCGCCCTGGACACGGGCAAGGCGGACCTGTCGGCCGGGTCGTGGACCGTGAACGACGAGCGTCGCGCGAAGTACGAGCTCTCCGACCCGGTCTACCTCTCGCTGATGTCGGTCGGCTCGAAGGACGGCTGGGACACGATCGAGCAGCTCGAGGGCAAGAAGGTCGGCACCACGACGGGCTACCTGTTCACCGGGGAGGCCCAGAAGGCGCTCGGCGCGGACAACGTGAAGCTCTACCAGAGCGAGCAGGCCGTCTACGACGATCTGAAGGCCGGTCGCATCGACGCGGGACTGTTCACCGAGGGTGCCCTGGCCGGCTACCTGACCGCCGACGGCAACCCGGCGAAGATCAAGAACGAGGTCATGCAGGAGACCCCCAAGATCGCCATGACGACCGGCACCGACGCGACCGTCGTGATGATCCGCAAGGGCGCCACGGACCTGCGCGACGCGGTCAACCAGGTGCTCGCCGAGTACCAGTCGTCCGGTGAGCTGGCCAAGAACCTGGAGAAGGCCGGCATCTCCGAGCAGTCCGCCATCAACGGCTGA
- a CDS encoding SDR family oxidoreductase, with the protein MTNDVGNTGLDLSGRIAVVTGAAGGIGWTTCLTLAQAGAAVVALARRVAEAPGPGHVMPVGDGEIWTAEADVTDTASVARAVDAAMLRYGRIDGLFANAGVLYPGETVTGDDQHWHETIAVNLTGVWNTVRAVAPAIRAGGEGGSIVINSSVNGERAAAGWSAYSASKFGVVGLAGSLAQELGPERIRVNCVLPTSVDTPMINNPAHTARMGGEAQQALYRSGHALPTGWIEAQDVADAVLWLMSDRSRYVTGASLPIDAGYLVKAPGSHDLGDDSLGADVGLLT; encoded by the coding sequence ATGACGAACGACGTGGGCAACACCGGACTGGACCTGTCCGGGCGGATCGCGGTCGTCACGGGGGCCGCCGGCGGGATCGGATGGACCACGTGCCTGACCCTGGCGCAGGCGGGAGCCGCCGTGGTGGCGCTGGCCCGCCGGGTGGCCGAGGCTCCCGGACCCGGTCACGTCATGCCCGTCGGCGACGGCGAGATCTGGACGGCGGAGGCGGACGTCACCGACACCGCCTCGGTGGCACGGGCCGTCGACGCCGCGATGCTGCGCTACGGCCGGATCGACGGCCTGTTCGCGAACGCCGGCGTCCTCTACCCGGGCGAGACCGTGACGGGCGACGACCAGCACTGGCACGAGACCATCGCCGTCAACCTGACGGGGGTCTGGAACACCGTGCGCGCCGTCGCCCCCGCCATCCGGGCCGGGGGCGAGGGCGGCTCGATCGTGATCAACAGCTCGGTCAACGGCGAGCGCGCGGCTGCCGGGTGGTCGGCCTACAGCGCCAGCAAGTTCGGCGTCGTCGGACTCGCCGGATCACTGGCGCAGGAACTCGGGCCCGAGCGGATCCGCGTCAACTGCGTCCTGCCGACCTCGGTGGACACCCCGATGATCAACAACCCCGCACACACCGCCCGCATGGGCGGCGAGGCGCAACAGGCCCTCTACCGGTCGGGGCACGCGCTGCCGACCGGGTGGATCGAGGCCCAGGACGTGGCCGACGCGGTCCTGTGGCTGATGTCCGACCGCTCGCGCTACGTGACCGGCGCGTCGCTACCGATCGATGCGGGGTATCTGGTGAAGGCCCCGGGCTCCCACGACCTCGGAGACGACTCGCTCGGAGCTGACGTGGGTCTGCTGACCTGA